The following coding sequences are from one Devosia yakushimensis window:
- the sugE gene encoding quaternary ammonium compound efflux SMR transporter SugE, giving the protein MAWVYLAIAGVFEMGWAIGLKYTEGFTRPMPTILTVGAMIISIALLGIALRDLPVGTGYAVWTGIGTVGTAILGMYLFGDPATVARLASIGLIIAGIAGLKLLS; this is encoded by the coding sequence ATGGCTTGGGTCTATCTTGCCATTGCCGGCGTCTTTGAAATGGGTTGGGCCATCGGCCTCAAATATACCGAGGGCTTCACCCGCCCCATGCCGACCATTCTGACTGTCGGCGCCATGATCATCAGTATCGCCCTGTTGGGCATTGCCCTGCGCGACCTGCCGGTCGGCACCGGCTACGCCGTCTGGACCGGTATCGGCACGGTCGGCACCGCCATCCTGGGCATGTATCTGTTCGGCGACCCGGCCACCGTGGCCCGCCTCGCCTCGATCGGCCTGATCATCGCGGGCATTGCCGGCCTCAAACTATTGTCCTGA
- a CDS encoding YqiJ family protein translates to MFANETAPFAVALGLTCAIAIIELAGLLLGAQPSAAVDSALPDFDADVGEIELGPLSQTLSWLSFGKLPALVVIILFTASFGLIGFAGQEVLRRTLGFALDPWVASIPAAIAAAFATRHLGLGLARIMPKEETEAVSTKAFVGRVATVFRGIARVGHPAEAKLVDIHGKTHYLLIEPDAGEVDMPEGSEVVIIRQEGPVYRAITRLKPIE, encoded by the coding sequence ATTTTCGCAAACGAAACCGCGCCATTTGCCGTTGCACTGGGCCTGACCTGCGCCATTGCGATTATCGAGCTTGCCGGCCTGCTGCTGGGCGCCCAGCCGTCGGCGGCGGTGGACAGCGCCCTGCCTGACTTCGATGCCGATGTCGGCGAGATCGAACTGGGGCCGCTGAGCCAGACGCTGAGCTGGCTCAGCTTCGGCAAGCTGCCGGCGCTGGTGGTCATCATTCTTTTTACCGCGAGTTTCGGGCTGATCGGCTTTGCCGGGCAGGAAGTGCTGCGGCGCACGCTGGGCTTTGCGCTCGACCCATGGGTGGCGAGTATCCCAGCGGCCATAGCGGCGGCTTTTGCCACGCGCCATCTGGGGCTGGGTCTCGCCCGGATCATGCCCAAGGAGGAGACCGAGGCTGTCAGCACCAAGGCCTTTGTGGGCCGGGTGGCGACGGTGTTTCGCGGCATTGCCCGCGTCGGACATCCGGCTGAAGCAAAGCTCGTCGATATTCACGGCAAGACGCATTACCTGCTGATCGAGCCCGATGCGGGCGAAGTGGATATGCCGGAAGGTTCGGAAGTGGTGATCATCCGGCAGGAGGGGCCGGTCTATCGCGCGATTACCCGGCTCAAACCAATCGAATAA
- a CDS encoding flotillin family protein translates to MPQSLFDILTILAVILVALFAIGLVFSRLYRRSSKEVSFVRTGFGGQKVIMNGGALVFPVLHEQIPVNMNTLRLEVRRAADQALITKDRMRVDVQAEFYVRVQPVVESIANAAQTLGRRTMEPSALKELVEGKFVDALRAVAAEMAMEELHEQRVSFVQKVQAAVSEDILKNGLELESVSLTGLDQTNREFFNPDNAFDAEGLTKLTQAIEERRKTRNDIEQETQVLIERKNLEAEAQKFQIARDKEFARLEQEREIQVRMAEQSALIKQQQSEREREAEEARILAAQQVRQADIASGQIVQEREIATALAVEAAAVDKAKQIALAEQARDIAVSIKSKEKSQADAAADEARAVAAKAAEEVTTSRQTAIAEREKAIQLIEARKAAEQQAISITVAAEAEKAAAQDRAEALRIAAEADAEMARLNAKGSADAEKLKAEAAAATYKVEAEGKRSVNEASNTLSPEQIAMQVRIKLIEALPQIIAESVKPMQNIDGIKILHVDGLNGPSQAAAGEGAAANGGGLADQAVAAALRYRSQAPLIDALMSELGLSGGTLDGLANSVTSGTAVAKPEIETKTRK, encoded by the coding sequence GTGCCCCAATCGCTTTTCGATATCCTGACCATCCTTGCCGTCATCCTGGTCGCGCTGTTTGCGATCGGCCTGGTGTTTTCCCGGCTCTACCGCCGCTCGTCCAAGGAGGTGAGCTTCGTGCGCACCGGCTTTGGCGGGCAGAAGGTGATCATGAATGGTGGCGCGCTGGTGTTTCCGGTGCTGCATGAGCAGATCCCGGTCAATATGAACACGCTGCGGCTCGAAGTGCGCCGCGCGGCCGACCAGGCGCTGATCACCAAGGATCGCATGCGGGTCGATGTGCAGGCCGAGTTCTATGTGCGGGTGCAGCCGGTGGTGGAATCCATCGCCAATGCTGCCCAGACACTGGGCCGCCGGACCATGGAGCCATCGGCGCTCAAGGAATTGGTGGAAGGCAAGTTCGTCGACGCCCTGCGTGCCGTGGCCGCCGAAATGGCGATGGAGGAACTGCATGAGCAGCGTGTCAGCTTCGTGCAGAAAGTGCAGGCGGCGGTGTCGGAGGACATTCTCAAGAACGGGCTGGAGCTGGAATCGGTGTCGCTCACCGGGCTGGACCAGACCAATCGCGAATTCTTCAACCCGGACAATGCCTTCGACGCGGAAGGCCTGACCAAGCTGACGCAGGCGATCGAAGAGCGGCGCAAGACGCGCAATGACATCGAGCAGGAAACCCAGGTGCTGATCGAGCGCAAGAACCTGGAAGCGGAAGCACAGAAATTCCAGATCGCGCGTGACAAGGAATTCGCCCGGCTCGAGCAGGAGCGCGAAATCCAGGTGCGGATGGCCGAGCAGTCGGCGCTGATCAAGCAGCAGCAGTCCGAGCGCGAGCGGGAGGCCGAGGAGGCCCGGATTCTGGCGGCGCAGCAGGTGCGGCAGGCCGATATCGCATCGGGGCAGATCGTCCAGGAGCGTGAAATCGCCACGGCCCTGGCGGTCGAGGCGGCGGCAGTGGACAAGGCCAAGCAGATCGCCCTGGCCGAGCAGGCACGCGATATCGCCGTGTCGATCAAGAGCAAGGAAAAATCGCAGGCTGATGCGGCGGCCGACGAGGCGCGGGCCGTGGCCGCCAAGGCTGCCGAAGAAGTGACGACCTCGCGCCAGACCGCCATTGCCGAACGCGAAAAGGCCATTCAGCTGATCGAGGCGCGCAAGGCGGCTGAGCAGCAGGCCATTTCGATCACCGTCGCCGCCGAAGCGGAGAAGGCGGCCGCACAGGACCGCGCCGAGGCGCTACGGATTGCCGCGGAAGCCGACGCGGAAATGGCGCGCCTCAATGCCAAGGGTTCGGCCGATGCCGAAAAGCTCAAGGCAGAGGCTGCCGCTGCGACCTACAAGGTGGAGGCGGAAGGCAAGCGCTCGGTGAACGAGGCCAGCAATACGCTCTCGCCCGAGCAGATCGCCATGCAGGTGCGCATCAAGCTGATCGAGGCCCTGCCCCAGATCATCGCGGAAAGCGTCAAGCCGATGCAGAATATCGATGGCATCAAGATTCTGCATGTGGACGGGCTCAATGGCCCCAGCCAGGCAGCGGCAGGCGAAGGCGCGGCGGCAAATGGTGGTGGCTTGGCTGACCAGGCTGTGGCTGCTGCCTTGCGCTATCGCAGCCAGGCTCCGTTGATCGATGCGTTGATGAGCGAGCTGGGCCTGTCAGGCGGCACGCTCGATGGTCTGGCGAACTCGGTGACAAGCGGGACGGCCGTGGCAAAGCCGGAGATCGAGACGAAGACGAGGAAGTAA
- a CDS encoding GFA family protein, whose product MTVSGSCHCGAVQFEAAYAPTDINDCQCSHCQKRGVLWAYYSPRDVSVTGSFSTYSWGVKRTRFHFCTVCGCTTHWTAADPKRDRMAINTRLLPPEAVAAAVVRQSPGPR is encoded by the coding sequence ATGACGGTCTCAGGCAGTTGCCATTGTGGCGCGGTGCAGTTCGAGGCCGCTTACGCGCCGACAGATATCAACGATTGCCAATGCAGCCATTGCCAGAAGCGGGGCGTGCTCTGGGCTTATTACAGTCCCCGGGACGTTAGCGTGACCGGGTCCTTTTCCACCTATAGCTGGGGCGTGAAAAGGACACGGTTCCATTTCTGCACAGTGTGCGGCTGCACGACGCATTGGACGGCGGCCGATCCGAAGCGGGATCGCATGGCGATCAATACGCGGCTATTGCCGCCCGAGGCGGTTGCCGCCGCAGTTGTGAGGCAATCGCCGGGGCCGCGGTGA
- a CDS encoding DEAD/DEAH box helicase: MSLPETILAPLARALAAKGYETLTPVQAAIIEDETAGRDLLVSAQTGSGKTVAFGMAIAPTLLGDAERFTEVGAPLALVIAPTRELALQVQRELDWLYAEAGARTASCVGGMDARTERRALERGAHIVVGTPGRLRDHITRGALDMSALRAVVLDEADEMLDLGFREDLEFILDAAPEDRRTLLFSATVPRPIAQLAKTFQRDALRVAATSANEQHADIDYKLMLVPAAERENAIINTLLYFEAVNTIVFASTREGVKHLSARLHNRGFDVVTLSGELSQSERTNALQAMRDGRAHICVATDVAARGIDLPGLDLVIHADLPTNPDTLLHRSGRTGRAGRKGTCVIIAPMHRRNVAQRILKFAKLDVSMMRPPTAAEIDARYREGILSNAALSAPVAEEEAEFVGQLLARYTPEAIAAAYLRKQLAARPAPEDVTENAMPDKPGDKDPRTREKFEGGTWFKVNLGRKHKAEPRWVLPMLCKAGNVTKAAIGSIRIFDTETHFEVAAGKADAFAATIERNGSGERGVTISPIDGPGERPSGPRPSAKRPPGPVERYDPAAPRPERADRKQRYGSSGLGADDFRAEPAEAPRPPRKEFDKPRAPKAPAKDKGKPKWAGKSDAAAHPKKDKPAGKDHKPKRKPQI, from the coding sequence TTGTCCCTGCCTGAAACCATTCTTGCTCCGCTCGCCCGTGCCCTTGCCGCCAAGGGGTACGAGACGCTGACGCCCGTGCAAGCCGCCATCATCGAAGATGAAACCGCTGGCCGCGATCTGCTCGTCTCCGCTCAAACCGGCTCCGGCAAGACCGTCGCCTTCGGCATGGCCATTGCCCCAACCCTGCTGGGTGATGCCGAGCGCTTCACCGAAGTCGGCGCCCCTCTGGCGCTGGTCATCGCCCCCACCCGCGAACTCGCCCTCCAGGTGCAGCGCGAACTCGATTGGCTCTATGCCGAAGCCGGCGCCCGCACCGCCTCCTGCGTTGGCGGCATGGATGCCCGCACCGAGCGTCGCGCGCTTGAACGTGGCGCCCATATCGTCGTCGGCACCCCCGGCCGCCTGCGTGACCACATCACCCGTGGCGCCCTCGACATGTCCGCGCTCCGCGCCGTCGTGCTCGACGAAGCCGACGAAATGCTCGACCTGGGCTTCCGCGAAGACCTCGAATTCATCCTCGACGCCGCCCCCGAAGACCGCCGCACGCTGCTCTTCTCCGCAACCGTACCGCGGCCCATCGCCCAGCTCGCCAAGACCTTCCAGCGCGATGCCCTGCGCGTCGCCGCCACCAGCGCCAATGAGCAGCACGCCGATATCGACTACAAGCTGATGCTGGTCCCCGCCGCCGAGCGCGAAAACGCCATCATCAACACGCTGCTCTATTTCGAAGCGGTCAACACCATCGTCTTCGCCTCCACCCGCGAAGGCGTCAAACACCTCTCCGCGCGCCTGCATAATCGCGGCTTTGACGTCGTGACCCTGTCCGGCGAACTCTCCCAGTCCGAGCGCACCAATGCGCTGCAGGCCATGCGCGATGGCCGCGCCCATATCTGCGTTGCCACCGACGTCGCCGCCCGCGGCATCGATTTGCCCGGACTCGACCTGGTGATCCACGCCGACCTACCGACCAACCCGGATACGCTGCTGCACCGTTCGGGCCGCACTGGCCGGGCAGGGCGCAAGGGCACCTGCGTCATCATCGCGCCCATGCATCGCCGCAACGTCGCCCAGCGCATTCTCAAATTTGCCAAGCTCGACGTCTCCATGATGCGGCCGCCCACCGCGGCCGAAATCGACGCCCGCTACCGCGAAGGCATCCTCTCCAATGCCGCGCTTAGCGCGCCGGTCGCCGAGGAAGAGGCCGAGTTCGTTGGCCAGCTCCTCGCCCGTTACACACCCGAAGCCATCGCCGCCGCCTATCTGCGCAAGCAGCTCGCTGCCCGTCCTGCCCCCGAGGACGTCACCGAAAACGCCATGCCCGATAAGCCCGGCGACAAGGACCCGCGCACCCGCGAAAAATTCGAGGGTGGCACCTGGTTCAAGGTCAATCTGGGCCGCAAGCACAAGGCCGAGCCGCGTTGGGTCCTGCCCATGCTGTGCAAGGCTGGCAATGTGACCAAGGCAGCCATCGGCTCGATCCGCATTTTCGACACCGAAACCCATTTCGAAGTGGCCGCCGGCAAGGCCGATGCCTTTGCCGCCACCATCGAGCGCAATGGCTCAGGCGAACGCGGCGTCACCATTTCGCCCATCGATGGCCCCGGTGAACGCCCCTCCGGTCCGCGTCCGTCGGCCAAAAGGCCGCCCGGCCCGGTCGAACGCTATGATCCGGCCGCCCCCCGCCCCGAGCGCGCCGACCGCAAGCAGCGTTATGGCTCGTCTGGTCTGGGCGCCGATGATTTCCGCGCCGAACCGGCCGAGGCTCCCCGTCCGCCCCGCAAGGAATTCGACAAGCCCCGCGCCCCCAAGGCACCGGCCAAGGACAAGGGCAAACCGAAATGGGCCGGAAAATCCGATGCGGCCGCGCATCCCAAAAAGGATAAGCCCGCCGGCAAGGATCACAAACCCAAGCGCAAGCCGCAGATCTAG
- a CDS encoding tautomerase family protein — protein MPFISVRILEGATPEQKSEVIAGITDVMVKVLGKSPETTHIVIEDVPLENWGHKGKSVAELRKQPKA, from the coding sequence ATGCCCTTCATCAGCGTTCGCATTCTCGAAGGTGCCACCCCGGAACAGAAATCCGAGGTCATCGCCGGCATTACGGACGTGATGGTCAAGGTGCTTGGCAAGAGCCCGGAAACCACCCACATCGTCATTGAGGATGTGCCGTTGGAAAACTGGGGCCACAAGGGCAAATCGGTCGCCGAACTGCGCAAGCAGCCCAAGGCCTGA
- the ndk gene encoding nucleoside-diphosphate kinase: MAIERTFSIIKPDAVRRNLIGKILTKFEDAGLRPIALKKIHMTRAQAEGFYAVHKERPFFGELVEQMIASPVVVQVLEGEGAILKNRDVMGATNPANAAEGTIRKDFALSIGENSVHGSDAPETAAEEIKFFFNDDELVG, from the coding sequence ATGGCGATCGAACGCACTTTCTCCATCATCAAGCCCGATGCCGTCCGTCGTAACCTCATCGGCAAGATCCTGACCAAGTTCGAAGACGCCGGCCTGCGTCCGATCGCGCTCAAGAAGATCCACATGACCCGCGCCCAGGCCGAAGGCTTCTACGCGGTCCATAAGGAACGCCCCTTCTTCGGCGAGCTGGTCGAGCAGATGATCGCCTCTCCAGTCGTCGTGCAGGTTCTGGAAGGCGAAGGCGCCATCCTCAAGAACCGTGACGTCATGGGCGCGACCAACCCGGCAAATGCCGCCGAGGGCACCATCCGCAAGGACTTCGCCCTCTCGATCGGCGAAAACTCCGTGCACGGCTCGGACGCTCCCGAGACCGCTGCCGAAGAAATCAAGTTCTTCTTCAACGACGACGAACTGGTCGGCTAA
- a CDS encoding right-handed parallel beta-helix repeat-containing protein, translating to MHRISWLALLAAMGAFAPVSAYAQSALPRVELELRAGDGSAVSGGVFVPFVLGDGTVLFGDGWVSYQDGGPVYGSVGGGVRHQFGDWVLGANATLDFANSPYDFSYQQLSAGLEALGSQFEFRINAFAPLGDTANAVDGLSTIAVRNGSFVANQGYEVALYGVDAEAGIRLPVFDQDSANALKLFAGAFAQRSDLTGTISGLTARTELTLGLDQYLPGANMALGAGLRYDSQDQLSASVSIRLSAPIGGSPAQAAATSPLYQRIERNRAISTLAGNFGADEAAFASNGSSQVLQLSSANGPASDLNALIAAAGEGTIILASGDIVVDETLALVANQMFIGGGGVIDLHTADGQMFSYANPGDRTTLVAAAGASRLAAPVAVDGITLADGTTLSTLSITGAENAIVARDAANITIDNVTIDGVTGNGIVLNRVDNAVIRNSRISNTTICLSNSDCEFSIFDPTFVPNAAVNAVGVQNLTIAGLDIADVTYGIFIAPDIDDSGWPSVVTSEAENIDISNVRITNSRREALMTVGAHDITIDNLHVDNSALERDMDLVVFQTSNDITLTNSTLNGGVNGLMFAYYSGIPGVNPANISVSNVAISNTSRAGIFINPSNNLSFTDVTITNAGSYGIYMYGDNWGFMGGPVRDIAFSNVAINGAADAAVYLTGPIANVQGAVSTDAATPACEATSGPWSGTTLTQDAGYAFTIAGMELTGANLGMVCGQ from the coding sequence ATGCACCGCATCTCCTGGCTTGCCCTCTTGGCGGCCATGGGCGCCTTTGCGCCTGTTTCTGCCTATGCCCAATCCGCCTTGCCCCGCGTCGAGCTGGAGCTCCGCGCCGGCGACGGGTCCGCTGTCTCGGGCGGCGTCTTCGTGCCCTTTGTCCTCGGCGATGGCACGGTATTGTTCGGCGACGGCTGGGTCAGTTACCAGGATGGCGGCCCGGTCTATGGCTCGGTCGGCGGCGGCGTGCGCCATCAGTTTGGCGATTGGGTCCTGGGCGCCAATGCCACGCTCGACTTTGCCAATTCGCCCTACGACTTTTCCTACCAGCAGCTCTCGGCCGGACTTGAGGCGCTGGGCAGCCAGTTCGAGTTCCGTATCAATGCCTTTGCGCCGCTGGGCGACACGGCAAATGCCGTGGACGGGCTCTCGACCATTGCAGTGCGCAACGGCAGCTTTGTCGCCAATCAGGGCTATGAAGTCGCGCTTTATGGTGTCGATGCCGAGGCCGGCATTCGCCTGCCCGTTTTCGACCAGGATAGCGCTAACGCCCTCAAGCTTTTTGCAGGTGCATTCGCGCAAAGATCGGACCTCACCGGCACGATTTCGGGCCTGACGGCCCGCACCGAGCTAACACTCGGGCTCGATCAATACCTGCCCGGGGCCAATATGGCGCTGGGCGCCGGTCTGCGCTACGACAGCCAGGACCAGCTTTCGGCAAGCGTCAGCATCCGCCTTTCCGCGCCCATTGGCGGCTCCCCGGCCCAGGCCGCGGCTACGTCGCCGCTCTACCAGCGCATCGAGCGCAACCGCGCCATCAGCACCTTGGCCGGCAATTTCGGGGCCGATGAGGCCGCCTTTGCCAGCAATGGCTCCAGCCAGGTGTTGCAGCTTTCATCAGCCAATGGCCCGGCATCCGATCTGAACGCGCTGATTGCTGCGGCCGGCGAGGGGACCATCATCCTGGCATCAGGCGATATCGTGGTCGATGAAACGCTGGCCCTGGTGGCCAACCAGATGTTCATCGGCGGCGGCGGCGTCATCGACCTGCATACCGCCGATGGACAAATGTTCAGCTATGCCAATCCCGGTGACCGCACGACGCTGGTCGCCGCCGCAGGCGCATCACGTCTGGCAGCTCCGGTGGCTGTCGATGGCATCACCCTGGCCGATGGCACGACGCTCTCGACCCTCTCCATCACCGGTGCCGAAAACGCCATCGTCGCCCGGGACGCTGCCAATATCACCATCGACAACGTCACTATCGACGGCGTTACCGGCAATGGCATCGTCCTCAACCGCGTGGACAATGCCGTCATCCGCAACAGCCGGATTTCCAACACCACGATCTGTCTCAGCAATTCCGATTGCGAATTCTCCATCTTCGATCCCACATTCGTGCCGAATGCGGCAGTCAACGCTGTCGGCGTGCAGAACCTGACCATTGCCGGCCTCGATATTGCCGATGTCACCTATGGCATCTTCATCGCGCCCGATATCGACGACAGCGGCTGGCCTTCCGTGGTGACCTCGGAGGCAGAAAATATCGACATCTCCAATGTCCGCATCACCAATAGCCGCCGTGAAGCCCTGATGACCGTGGGTGCCCATGACATCACCATCGATAACCTCCATGTCGATAACTCCGCCCTGGAGCGCGACATGGATTTGGTGGTCTTCCAGACCAGCAACGACATCACCCTCACCAATTCCACCCTCAATGGTGGCGTCAATGGACTGATGTTCGCCTATTATTCGGGGATCCCGGGCGTCAATCCGGCCAATATCTCGGTCTCCAATGTGGCCATTTCCAATACCTCGCGAGCCGGCATTTTCATCAATCCTTCCAATAATCTGAGCTTCACCGACGTCACCATCACCAATGCCGGAAGCTACGGCATCTACATGTATGGCGATAACTGGGGCTTCATGGGCGGACCGGTGCGCGATATCGCCTTCAGCAATGTCGCCATCAATGGCGCTGCCGACGCCGCGGTCTATCTCACCGGGCCCATCGCCAATGTGCAGGGCGCTGTTTCGACCGATGCCGCTACCCCGGCATGCGAAGCCACCAGTGGTCCCTGGAGCGGCACGACCCTGACACAGGATGCGGGCTATGCCTTCACCATAGCGGGCATGGAATTGACCGGCGCCAATCTGGGCATGGTCTGCGGGCAATAG
- a CDS encoding ABC-F family ATP-binding cassette domain-containing protein — MLTINNLTYRIQGRELFEDASVVLPTGSKTGFVGKNGTGKTTLFHLLQGHIAADAGNVELNKKARIGAVAQEAPAGNESVLDVVLAADKERTALMAEADTATDPDRISEIYTRLADIDAYSADARASSILKGLGFEQDRQNAPTHELSGGWRMRVALAGVLFSQPDLLLLDEPTNYLDLEGTLWLEKYLATYPYTVFMISHDRDLLNKSVNSIIHLEHKKLTFYKGNYDTFETTRRMQMELNNKGREKSLDQIAHLQKFVDRFKAKATKAKQAQSRMKMIEKLRPPAAMFDEYAAPFTFQQPKAEQATPMITLDGVSAGYGDKTILRHINMRIDPGDRIALIGVNGNGKSTFAKLLAGDIKPMGGSFGKGKKLEIAHFAQHQMDKLKPDWTPFEHVVELMPTESEAKRRSRLSQMGLTKSRMDTLAKNLSGGERARLLMGLITFGGPGMMILDEPTNHLDIDSRDALVHALNDYEGAVLIISHDRHLIEATCDTLWIAEGGTIRELDEDLDSYQRSITSNKESKGAGGKGGGSGKLSKQEAAAKRAEIAPIKASIKDAETKIARLKVEIDKIATQLEDPKIYNGAPERLIALGKDKARLAADLETTEETWLALSAELESAERA; from the coding sequence ATGCTTACCATCAATAACCTCACCTACCGCATCCAGGGCCGCGAATTGTTCGAGGACGCCTCGGTGGTGTTGCCCACCGGCTCCAAGACCGGGTTCGTCGGCAAGAACGGCACGGGCAAGACCACCCTGTTCCATTTGCTGCAGGGCCATATCGCGGCCGATGCGGGCAATGTCGAGCTGAACAAGAAGGCGCGGATCGGCGCGGTGGCGCAGGAAGCCCCGGCGGGCAATGAAAGCGTGCTCGACGTGGTGCTGGCCGCCGACAAGGAACGCACCGCACTGATGGCGGAGGCAGACACTGCCACGGACCCCGACCGGATCAGCGAGATTTACACGCGGCTGGCCGATATCGACGCCTATTCGGCCGATGCCCGCGCCTCGTCCATCCTCAAGGGCCTAGGCTTCGAGCAGGACCGGCAGAACGCCCCGACGCATGAATTGTCGGGCGGCTGGCGCATGCGCGTGGCGCTGGCGGGCGTGCTGTTTTCCCAGCCTGATCTGCTGCTGCTGGACGAGCCAACCAACTATCTCGATCTCGAAGGCACGCTGTGGCTAGAAAAATATCTGGCCACCTATCCCTATACGGTCTTCATGATCAGCCATGATCGCGACCTGCTTAACAAGTCGGTCAATTCGATCATCCATCTCGAACACAAAAAGCTGACCTTCTACAAAGGCAATTACGACACGTTCGAGACGACGCGCCGAATGCAGATGGAGCTGAACAACAAGGGCCGCGAGAAGTCGCTGGACCAGATCGCCCACCTGCAGAAATTCGTCGATCGCTTCAAGGCCAAGGCGACCAAGGCCAAGCAGGCCCAATCGCGCATGAAGATGATCGAGAAGCTGAGGCCGCCGGCAGCGATGTTCGACGAGTATGCGGCACCGTTCACCTTCCAGCAGCCCAAGGCCGAGCAGGCGACGCCGATGATCACGCTGGATGGCGTGTCTGCCGGCTATGGCGACAAGACCATTCTGCGGCACATCAATATGCGCATCGATCCGGGTGATCGTATCGCGCTGATCGGCGTCAATGGTAACGGCAAGTCGACCTTTGCGAAGCTGCTGGCCGGCGATATCAAGCCGATGGGCGGCAGTTTCGGCAAGGGCAAGAAGCTGGAAATCGCGCATTTCGCGCAGCACCAGATGGACAAGCTCAAGCCCGACTGGACGCCGTTCGAGCATGTCGTGGAGCTGATGCCTACCGAGAGCGAAGCCAAGCGCCGCTCGCGGCTGAGCCAGATGGGCCTGACCAAATCGCGCATGGACACGCTGGCCAAGAACCTGTCGGGTGGCGAGCGGGCGCGGCTGTTGATGGGCCTGATCACCTTTGGCGGCCCGGGGATGATGATCCTCGACGAACCAACCAACCATCTTGATATCGATAGCCGCGATGCGCTGGTGCATGCGCTCAACGATTATGAGGGCGCCGTGCTGATCATCAGCCACGACCGCCACCTGATCGAAGCGACCTGCGACACGCTGTGGATTGCCGAGGGCGGCACCATCCGCGAGCTGGATGAGGACCTCGACAGCTACCAGCGCTCGATCACGTCCAACAAGGAGAGCAAGGGCGCCGGTGGCAAGGGCGGCGGTAGCGGCAAGCTCTCCAAGCAGGAAGCCGCAGCCAAGCGGGCCGAGATCGCGCCGATCAAGGCATCAATTAAGGATGCGGAAACCAAGATTGCCCGTTTGAAGGTGGAAATCGACAAAATCGCTACCCAACTGGAAGACCCTAAAATCTATAACGGGGCTCCCGAACGCCTGATTGCGCTGGGCAAGGACAAGGCGCGTCTAGCTGCCGATCTCGAGACCACCGAAGAAACCTGGCTGGCGCTGAGCGCCGAACTTGAGAGTGCCGAGCGCGCATGA
- a CDS encoding cupin domain-containing protein, translating into MRKLAAKDVIFTLGMERHPEGGWYARTFEDSVSSDGRAKSTAIYYLLEAGDQSHWHRVDAVEVWHFYAGAPLKLRISDGRSVDEYALGADLNGGERPQIVVPREAWQAAESTGEWTLVGCTVAPGFQFSGFELADKNWAPGNG; encoded by the coding sequence ATGAGAAAGCTGGCCGCCAAGGACGTGATTTTCACGCTTGGGATGGAACGCCATCCCGAGGGCGGCTGGTATGCGCGCACCTTCGAGGACAGTGTCAGCAGCGACGGGCGGGCGAAATCCACCGCCATCTATTACCTGCTCGAAGCGGGTGACCAATCCCATTGGCATCGCGTGGACGCGGTGGAAGTGTGGCATTTCTACGCCGGTGCGCCGCTAAAGCTGCGCATATCGGACGGCCGCTCGGTGGATGAATATGCGCTGGGGGCCGATCTCAATGGCGGTGAGCGACCGCAGATCGTGGTACCGCGCGAGGCCTGGCAGGCCGCGGAAAGCACGGGAGAATGGACCCTGGTAGGCTGCACGGTGGCACCCGGATTCCAGTTTTCCGGATTCGAGCTGGCGGACAAGAACTGGGCGCCCGGAAACGGTTAA